One window from the genome of Cricetulus griseus strain 17A/GY chromosome 2, alternate assembly CriGri-PICRH-1.0, whole genome shotgun sequence encodes:
- the Agxt gene encoding serine--pyruvate aminotransferase has product MFRMLTKTSVTLDARAAGWVRTMGSHQLLVPPPEALSKPLSVPKRLLLGPGPSNLAPRVLAAGGLRMIGHMQKEMFQIMDEIKQGIQYVFQTRNPLTLVVSGSGHCAMETALFNLLEPGDSFLVGANGIWGMRAAEIAERIGARVHQMVKEPGEHYTLQEVEEGLARHKPVLLFLTHGESSTGVMQPLDGFGELCHRYQCLLLVDSVASLGGVPIYMDQQGIDVLYSGSQKVLNAPPGISLISFSDKAKHKVYSRKTKPVSFYTDITYLAKLWGCEGKTRIIHHTTPVTSLYCLRESLALISEQGLENSWQQHREATAYLHQRLQELGLQLFVKDPALRLPTVTTVMVPAGYNWRDIVSYVLDHFHIEIAGGLGPSEEKVLRIGLLGYNATTENVDRVAKALREALQHCPKNKL; this is encoded by the exons ATGTTCCGGATGTTGACAAAGACCAGTGTGACTCTGGATGCCAGAGCAGCAGGTTGGGTACGGACCATGGGCTCTCACCAGCTGCTGGTGCCACCGCCAGAGGCCCTGAGCAAACCCCTGTCAGTTCCTAAGCGGCTCCTGTTGGGTCCAGGGCCCTCCAACCTGGCTCCACGCGTGTTGGCAGCTGGAGGGCTGAGGATGATCGGCCACATGCAAAAAGAGATGTTTCAG ATCATGGATGAGATCAAGCAAGGTATCCAGTATGTGTTCCAGACCAGGAACCCCCTGACACTGGTTGTCAGCGGCTCAGGACACTGCGCCATGGAGACTGCCCTTTTCAACCTCCTAGAGCCTGGGGACTCTTTTCTAGTTGGAGCCAATGGCATCTGGGGAATGCGGGCTGCAGAGATTGCTGAGCGCATTG GAGCCCGTGTGCACCAGATGGTCAAGGAACCTGGAGAACACTACACGTTGCAGGAGGTGGAAGAG GGCCTGGCTCGGCACAAACCAGTCCTGCTGTTCCTGACCCACGGGGAGTCATCCACTGGTGTGATGCAACCCCTTGATGGCTTTGGGGAGCTCTGCCACAG GTACCAGTGCCTACTCCTGGTGGACTCCGTGGCATCACTGGGTGGGGTTCCCATCTACATGGACCAGCAAG GCATCGACGTCTTGTACTCTGGCTCCCAGAAGGTCCTGAATGCCCCACCAGGGATTTCCCTTATCTCCTTCAGTGACAAGGCCAA ACACAAGGTCTACTCTCGGAAGACAAAGCCGGTCTCCTTCTACACAGACATCACATATTTGGCCAAGCTGTGGGGCTGCGAGGGCAAGACCAGAAT aattcACCATACCACGCCCGTCACCAGCTTATACTGCCTGAGGGAGAGCCTGGCGCTCATTTCAGAGCAG GGCCTGGAGAATTCCTGGCAGCAGCACAGGGAGGCTACAGCGTATCTGCACCAGCGCCTGCAGGAATTGGGCCTGCAGCTCTTTGTGAAGGACCCG GCACTCCGGCTACCCACAGTCACCACCGTGATGGTGCCTGCTGGCTACAACTGGAGGGACATCGTCAGTTATGTGCTGGACCACTTCCACATTGAAATCGCTGGTGGCCTTGGGCCCTCTGAGGAGAAG GTACTGCGGATTGGCCTGCTGGGCTACAATGCCACCACGGAGAATGTGGACCGCGTGGCCAAGGCCCTGAGAGAGGCCCTGCAACATTGTCCTAAGAACAAGTTGTGA
- the Mab21l4 gene encoding protein mab-21-like 4 isoform X3, whose product MPAPCLFAPDMTEQLSLWHHYLLAIQSRESPRVQDYQRAENILLTVLERAHTLDPRFLVDYSRDLEAFQFALRSSEDPLDVEVPLGVDAEALLVEESEATEPGDGPALCRLGVLKETSGLKPWMTDDVFSVSSEGRDKCCSGHIVPSKVLCVLKDLLVAAIVHCKHHSLIPPGSLNAASLKEGQLHLSLLVSSGWRKICFNVVPVVRKKHRVPALEGAQLKPGFPEGILRRIASHGVDLVPANAQHWRISTGYLLSRLLGALGSFPGHRLDSLSILDRVNLESWRGGSQSPGLTFDHLKTVLLWASVLFPAPEDWADLQGSVYRLLVVLLCCLATRNLPHFLYPEHNLLQDSGLDLGVIYQRVEHFASQPEESLRIHVTHLGHSRPPRIDNGVKALLQLPASDPTYWTTAYFDFLLDKFQVFNIQDKDRISAMQNIFQKTKTMGSDSS is encoded by the exons ATGCCGGCCCCCTGTCTCTTTGCTCCAGACATGACCGAGCAGCTGTCCTTGTGGCATCACTACCTGCTGGCCATCCAGTCACGGGAGTCACCCCGTGTCCAGGACTACCAGAGAGCGGAGAACATTCTGCTCACCGTGCTGGAGCGTGCCCACACCTTGGACCCCCGTTTCCTTGTTGACTATTCCCGAGACCTCGAAGCCTTCCAGTTTGCCCTGCGCTCCTCCGAGGATCCTCTGGACGTGGAGGTGCCTCTGGGGGTGGATGCTGAGGCTCTCCTGGTTGAGGAGTCAGAAGCCACTGAGCCAGGAGATGGCCCTGCACTCTGTCGCCTGGGTGTCCTCAAGGAAACATCTGGCCTGAAGCCATGGATGACTGATGACGTCTTCAGTGTCTCCTCAGAGGGCAGAGACAAGTGCTGTAGTGGCCACATTGTACCCAGTAAAGTCCTGTGTGTCCTTAAAGATCTTCTGGTGGCTGCTATTGTTCACTGCAAGCACCACAGCCtcattccaccag GTTCACTGAATGCTGCTAGCCTGAAGGAAGGGCAGCTGCACCTGTCCCTGCTGGTGTCCAGTGGCTGGAGGAAGATCTGCTTCAACGTTGTGCCTGTGGTGAGGAAGAAGCACAGGGTGCCTGCCTTGGAGGGGGCCCAACTGAAGCCTGGATTCCCTGAGGGCATCTTGAGAAGAATCGCCAGCCACGGGGTGGACCTGGTGCCAGCTAATGCCCAGCACTGGAG GATCTCCACTGGCTACCTGCTCAGTCGCCTGCTTGGTGCATTAGGCTCCTTCCCTGGCCACCGCCTGGACAGCCTGTCCATCCTCGACCGGGTGAACCTGGAGAGCTGGCGAGGTGGCAGCCAGAGCCCTGGCCTAACTTTTGACCACCTGAAG ACGGTGCTGCTGTGGGCCTCTGTGCTCTTCCCAGCACCCGAGGACTGGGCAGACCTTCAGGGTTCCGTGTACCGCCTGCTGGTGGTGCTGCTCTGCTGCCTGGCTACCAGGAACCTGCCCCACTTCCTGTACCCGGAGCACAACTTGCTGCAAGACAGTGGCCTGGACCTCGGCGTCATCTACCAACGTGTGGAACACTTCGCCAGCCAGCCTGAAGAGTCCTTACGAATCCATGTCACCCACCTGGGCCACAGCCGTCCACCACGCATTGACAATGGAGTCAAGGCACTCCTGCAGCTACCCGCCAGTGACCCTACCTACTGGACCACTGCCTACTTTGATTTTCTGCTAGATAAG TTCCAGGTCTTTAACATCCAGGATAAGGACAGAATCTCAGCCATGCAGAACATCTTCCAGAAGACCAAGACCATGGGAAGTGACAGCAGCTGA